One stretch of Thermanaerosceptrum fracticalcis DNA includes these proteins:
- the thiD gene encoding bifunctional hydroxymethylpyrimidine kinase/phosphomethylpyrimidine kinase encodes MRKVLTIAGSDSCGGAGIQADLKTFAALGTYGMSVITAVTAQNTQGVFAVQEIAPEMVAKQISCLYEDIVIDAVKIGMVSKTEIIKTIARKLKEYQAKNIVVDPVMISKSGYDLMHPEAKEELIRTLLPVADVVTPNLYEAQVILEREITTVEDMEKAARDIVALGPKSALVKGGHLRGNAVDVLYDGESFTYYDQERIATTNTHGTGCTYSSAIAAHLARGLSLKEAVQGAKEYITGAILNSFSIGKGVGPTHHFYKYY; translated from the coding sequence ATGCGAAAAGTGTTGACCATAGCCGGTTCCGATTCCTGCGGCGGGGCCGGGATCCAGGCTGATTTAAAAACCTTTGCCGCCTTAGGTACTTACGGCATGAGTGTGATTACCGCGGTGACAGCGCAAAATACCCAGGGCGTTTTTGCTGTTCAGGAAATTGCGCCGGAAATGGTGGCCAAACAGATTTCCTGCCTTTATGAGGATATTGTTATTGACGCAGTGAAGATTGGCATGGTTTCCAAGACGGAAATCATTAAAACCATTGCCAGGAAACTAAAGGAATACCAGGCCAAAAACATTGTGGTGGATCCAGTTATGATTTCCAAAAGCGGTTATGATTTGATGCATCCCGAAGCCAAAGAGGAGCTTATCCGGACCCTTCTCCCTGTGGCCGATGTGGTGACACCCAACCTTTATGAAGCACAAGTAATCCTGGAAAGGGAAATCACAACTGTGGAAGATATGGAAAAAGCGGCCCGGGATATTGTGGCCCTTGGCCCTAAAAGCGCTTTAGTTAAGGGAGGTCATCTCCGGGGCAATGCTGTGGATGTACTTTACGATGGGGAAAGTTTTACCTACTATGACCAGGAACGAATTGCTACAACCAATACCCATGGGACGGGCTGTACATATTCCTCGGCCATTGCCGCCCACCTGGCCAGGGGATTATCGCTGAAAGAAGCTGTACAGGGGGCGAAAGAGTACATCACCGGTGCTATTCTTAATTCTTTTTCCATAGGCAAAGGGGTAGGGCCTACCCACCATTTTTATAAGTATTATTAG
- the thiH gene encoding 2-iminoacetate synthase ThiH, whose product MSFADKLLKYQEFPFASYLAGVTGADIERTLTKEALVERDFLNLLSEQAVPYLERMAQKAHQLTVQHFGRVILLYTPLYLANYCVNQCAYCGFKVTNRITRKKLTLEEVEKEARAIAQTGLRHILILTGESRQHTPVSYIEECVRILKNYFDSISIEIYPLTEEEYGQLVAAGVDGLTLYQEVYDPVTYDAIHLAGPKKDYRFRLDAPERACRARMRAVNIGALLGLQDWRKEAFFTGLHAAYLQDKYLDTEISVSLPRLRPHVGNFAPCSVVSDRDLVQILLALRLFLPRAGITISTRERAEFRDNLLPLGVTKMSAGSCTSVGGHLEEATEGQFDIADQRSVREMHDMLVSRGYQPLYKDWHHL is encoded by the coding sequence ATGAGTTTTGCTGACAAACTCCTTAAGTATCAGGAATTTCCCTTTGCTTCGTACCTGGCCGGTGTGACCGGGGCGGATATTGAGAGAACACTGACTAAAGAGGCCCTTGTTGAAAGGGATTTCTTAAACCTGTTATCGGAGCAAGCCGTACCTTATTTGGAAAGAATGGCCCAAAAGGCCCACCAGCTGACCGTACAGCATTTCGGCAGGGTAATCCTGTTATATACCCCCCTGTATCTGGCCAATTACTGTGTGAACCAGTGTGCTTACTGTGGTTTTAAGGTAACCAACAGGATTACCAGGAAAAAGCTTACCCTGGAGGAAGTGGAGAAAGAAGCCCGGGCCATTGCCCAGACGGGTTTACGCCATATTCTCATCCTAACGGGAGAGTCCCGCCAGCATACTCCCGTATCTTACATAGAGGAATGTGTTCGTATACTAAAAAATTATTTTGATTCCATTTCCATCGAGATTTACCCTTTGACGGAAGAGGAATATGGGCAACTGGTGGCAGCGGGTGTAGATGGGCTCACCCTTTACCAGGAGGTTTACGACCCCGTAACTTATGATGCAATCCACCTGGCCGGGCCCAAAAAGGATTATCGCTTTCGTCTCGATGCCCCGGAGCGGGCCTGCCGGGCCCGCATGAGAGCGGTGAATATCGGCGCCCTCTTAGGCCTTCAGGACTGGCGCAAGGAAGCCTTTTTCACAGGACTGCATGCCGCTTACCTGCAAGATAAATACCTGGATACGGAAATCAGCGTGTCCCTGCCCAGGCTGCGTCCTCACGTGGGGAATTTTGCACCCTGTTCTGTAGTCAGCGACAGGGACCTGGTCCAGATTCTCTTGGCTTTACGACTCTTCCTGCCCAGAGCGGGCATCACCATTTCCACCCGGGAACGGGCAGAGTTTCGTGATAACCTCTTACCCTTAGGTGTCACCAAGATGTCGGCAGGCTCGTGTACCTCGGTGGGGGGACACCTGGAAGAGGCCACGGAAGGCCAGTTTGATATTGCTGACCAGCGCAGCGTCCGGGAGATGCATGACATGCTGGTAAGCCGGGGCTACCAGCCCCTATATAAAGACTGGCACCACCTGTAG
- a CDS encoding thiazole synthase, producing MEDKLIIGGQELESRLFIGTGKFSSHEIIPKVIAASGSQVITMALRRVNFSNEQDNVLNYIDKKCILLPNTSGARNAEEAVRIARIAREAGCGHWVKIEVISDNKYLLPDNYETIRATEILAKEGFVVLPYMSPDLMAAKRLEEAGAAAVMPLGAPIGTNRGLMTRELLRILIAEIKVPIIVDAGIGRPSQAAEAMEMGAAAVLVNTAIATAQDPVQTARAFSLAVQAGRMAFLSGPGAVQEYAVASSPLTGFLHK from the coding sequence ATGGAAGATAAATTGATTATTGGCGGACAGGAATTGGAAAGCAGGCTTTTTATCGGCACCGGCAAGTTTTCCAGCCATGAAATCATCCCTAAGGTGATTGCCGCCTCAGGCAGCCAGGTCATCACCATGGCCTTACGAAGAGTAAATTTTTCCAACGAACAGGATAATGTCTTAAATTACATAGACAAGAAATGCATCCTTTTACCCAATACTTCAGGGGCCCGTAACGCCGAGGAAGCGGTAAGGATAGCCCGTATTGCCCGGGAAGCGGGCTGTGGCCACTGGGTCAAAATTGAAGTTATCTCCGACAATAAATACCTGCTGCCGGATAACTACGAGACCATCAGGGCTACGGAAATACTGGCCAAGGAAGGTTTTGTGGTGCTTCCTTATATGAGCCCTGATCTAATGGCCGCCAAAAGGTTGGAAGAGGCGGGAGCGGCGGCAGTCATGCCCCTGGGGGCCCCTATCGGCACAAACCGGGGCCTCATGACCAGGGAATTGCTTCGCATCCTCATTGCCGAGATCAAAGTGCCTATTATTGTTGATGCAGGCATAGGCCGGCCCTCCCAGGCAGCGGAAGCCATGGAAATGGGAGCAGCAGCAGTGCTGGTGAATACGGCCATTGCTACGGCCCAGGATCCCGTACAAACGGCCCGGGCCTTCAGCCTGGCTGTGCAGGCCGGAAGAATGGCGTTTCTTTCGGGACCGGGAGCCGTGCAGGAATATGCTGTGGCTTCTTCGCCCTTAACGGGATTTTTGCATAAGTAA
- the thiE gene encoding thiamine phosphate synthase, translated as MKPKVDYSLYLVTDRLITKGRDLLQAVEEAIRGGVTLVQLREKSISSRDFYTLALEMKALTQKYRIPLIINDRLDIMLAVDADGLHVGEDDLPLATARRLLGPEKILGYSAGNITEALRGQEEGADYLGSGPVYLTGSKADAGEPIGLTGLQAIKESVKIPVVAIGGIDLARIPKVRETGVDGIAVISAILGQPDPKETSRALAEAWRGKANL; from the coding sequence GTGAAGCCTAAAGTAGATTATTCTCTTTACCTGGTAACGGACCGGCTCATAACGAAGGGCCGGGACCTGCTTCAGGCTGTAGAAGAGGCCATCCGGGGTGGTGTTACCTTAGTACAGCTGCGGGAAAAAAGTATTTCTTCCCGTGATTTCTATACCCTTGCTCTGGAGATGAAGGCCTTAACCCAAAAATACCGGATTCCCCTCATTATCAATGACCGCCTGGACATTATGCTGGCCGTAGATGCTGACGGGCTTCATGTGGGCGAAGATGATTTGCCTTTAGCGACGGCGCGGCGCCTCTTAGGGCCTGAAAAAATACTGGGTTATTCTGCCGGAAATATCACCGAAGCCCTCCGGGGGCAGGAGGAAGGAGCTGACTATCTGGGCTCGGGACCTGTCTACCTTACGGGGAGCAAGGCCGATGCGGGAGAACCCATTGGGCTCACCGGGCTGCAAGCTATTAAAGAGAGTGTAAAAATCCCCGTTGTGGCCATTGGCGGCATTGATTTGGCCAGGATCCCTAAAGTACGGGAAACGGGCGTAGACGGAATTGCCGTCATCTCGGCCATTTTGGGCCAGCCTGATCCTAAAGAAACAAGCAGGGCTTTAGCAGAGGCTTGGCGCGGGAAGGCTAACTTATAA
- the thiF gene encoding sulfur carrier protein ThiS adenylyltransferase ThiF, whose amino-acid sequence MNIFEHALTAYLGPDNLALIQRYHVGIAGAGGLGSNCAFNLVRSGFKRFTLVDFDRVEISNLNRQFYFLDQVGQYKVEALKNNLLRINPDLEITAHVVRVDTTNVLSLFSSCDIIVEAFDKVEAKTLLVETFLSSEKLLVAASGLAGWGNSDEIKTRKIKESFYLVGDGKRDVAEGHPPLSPRVNIAAAKEADLVLAWVLGKIRCEKGGSLCEKC is encoded by the coding sequence ATGAATATTTTTGAACATGCCCTTACTGCTTACCTGGGACCCGACAATCTTGCCCTGATCCAGAGGTATCATGTGGGTATTGCCGGAGCGGGCGGCCTGGGTTCCAACTGTGCCTTTAATTTAGTACGCTCGGGTTTTAAACGATTTACCCTGGTGGATTTTGACCGGGTAGAGATAAGTAATCTCAACCGCCAGTTCTACTTTTTGGACCAGGTGGGCCAGTATAAAGTGGAAGCTCTGAAAAACAATTTGTTGCGAATTAACCCTGATCTGGAGATTACTGCCCATGTGGTCCGTGTAGACACCACCAATGTGTTAAGCCTATTCTCTTCCTGTGATATCATAGTGGAGGCCTTTGACAAGGTGGAAGCCAAGACACTTCTGGTAGAAACCTTTCTTTCCAGTGAAAAGCTCCTGGTGGCAGCCTCCGGCCTGGCAGGCTGGGGTAACAGTGATGAAATCAAAACGAGGAAGATTAAGGAAAGCTTTTACCTGGTGGGAGATGGAAAGCGTGATGTGGCGGAAGGGCATCCTCCCCTTTCCCCCCGGGTGAATATTGCTGCGGCTAAGGAAGCGGACCTGGTGCTGGCCTGGGTCCTGGGAAAGATAAGATGTGAAAAGGGAGGGTCTTTATGCGAAAAGTGTTGA
- the thiE gene encoding thiamine phosphate synthase, whose translation MEIHLVTNRHLCGENRLLWVIEEALKGGVDVVQLREKDLLPRDLYALAVQVKALTDKYGKKLFINRSVEVALAVDAHGVNLSFGSLPLPRVREILGTAKLAGVSIHSVAEGQTAEREGAGYCLAGHIFPSMCKPGQEARGLVFLQKLKEAVSIPIIAIGGIDEETIEAVAPLGVAGVAVMSRFLLADNPRAVAEKLKSFSFTKRN comes from the coding sequence ATGGAAATCCACCTGGTGACCAACCGGCATCTCTGTGGTGAGAACAGGTTATTGTGGGTCATCGAAGAAGCCCTCAAAGGTGGCGTAGACGTTGTACAGCTGCGGGAGAAAGACCTGTTGCCGCGGGATTTATATGCTTTAGCTGTACAGGTTAAGGCCCTGACCGATAAATACGGGAAAAAACTTTTCATCAACAGGAGTGTAGAGGTAGCCCTGGCAGTAGATGCCCATGGTGTTAACCTGAGCTTTGGCAGTTTACCGTTGCCTCGAGTTAGAGAGATTTTAGGAACGGCAAAACTTGCAGGGGTATCCATTCATTCCGTAGCCGAAGGGCAAACTGCCGAAAGGGAGGGAGCCGGTTACTGTTTAGCCGGCCACATTTTCCCAAGCATGTGCAAACCGGGACAGGAAGCCCGGGGCCTTGTCTTTTTACAGAAATTAAAAGAAGCAGTATCTATCCCCATCATCGCTATCGGCGGTATTGATGAAGAGACCATAGAAGCGGTAGCCCCCCTTGGTGTAGCAGGAGTGGCTGTAATGTCCCGCTTTTTATTAGCTGATAATCCCCGGGCTGTAGCCGAAAAACTAAAAAGTTTCAGCTTTACAAAAAGAAATTAA
- the thiS gene encoding sulfur carrier protein ThiS, with product MQIRVNGSLETIPFSLSIKEYLLNKGLKPESVVIELNGQVVKREQWEKIVLKENDELEVLRFVGGG from the coding sequence ATGCAGATACGTGTCAATGGAAGCTTAGAAACCATTCCTTTTTCCCTCAGTATTAAAGAGTATCTTTTAAACAAAGGACTTAAGCCGGAAAGTGTGGTCATTGAGTTGAACGGCCAGGTGGTGAAGCGAGAGCAATGGGAAAAGATTGTGCTAAAAGAAAATGATGAATTAGAAGTACTGCGTTTTGTGGGAGGAGGTTGA
- a CDS encoding ribonuclease H-like YkuK family protein — protein sequence MCTLFCNGTLAFPLMLGSLTPLITESYTFCNYQKEGDIIQAAVSFSPQLVFHNTRQEVLTFPEMFARILNFIKEDPRSAYRIAIGTDSQVRSKTSFVTGILVHRVGKGALGFLREVVVPRNIKSLREKISLETAFTQEIAYMFTPGHIDMILDVITANGYQDIHLDLEIHLDIGPHGPTKELIKEMVNRVTGLGFDVKIKPYATAATSLANRYTK from the coding sequence ATGTGCACTTTGTTCTGCAACGGGACACTAGCGTTCCCGTTGATGCTTGGTTCCCTAACACCCCTAATTACAGAAAGTTATACCTTCTGTAATTATCAAAAAGAAGGTGATATTATCCAAGCTGCCGTAAGCTTTTCTCCTCAACTGGTTTTCCACAACACCAGGCAGGAAGTTCTTACTTTCCCCGAGATGTTCGCGCGTATTCTGAACTTTATTAAAGAGGATCCCCGGAGTGCCTACCGTATTGCCATTGGCACCGATTCCCAGGTAAGAAGCAAAACCTCTTTCGTAACCGGTATTCTGGTGCACCGGGTAGGTAAGGGTGCCCTTGGGTTTTTAAGAGAAGTGGTGGTTCCCCGTAACATCAAATCACTTCGGGAGAAAATCAGCCTGGAAACAGCTTTTACCCAGGAAATCGCTTATATGTTTACGCCCGGCCATATCGATATGATTTTAGACGTGATAACGGCTAACGGCTACCAGGATATCCATCTGGATCTGGAAATACATTTAGACATTGGCCCCCATGGTCCCACCAAAGAGTTAATCAAAGAAATGGTGAACCGGGTGACAGGCCTGGGTTTTGACGTAAAGATTAAGCCTTACGCCACAGCCGCCACCAGCTTGGCCAACAGGTATACTAAATAG